In a genomic window of Onychostoma macrolepis isolate SWU-2019 chromosome 08, ASM1243209v1, whole genome shotgun sequence:
- the slc38a5a gene encoding sodium-coupled neutral amino acid transporter 5: MELQKASNGHHDLSPDKIPENGFDALENMTDGDIFLPNKSNGNTETQFTDFEGKTSFGMSIFNLSNAIMGSGILGLAYAMANTGIILFVFLLICIAILSAYSIHLLLKSAGVVGIRAYEQLGNHAFGRPGKILAACIITLHNIGAMSSYLFIVKIELPHIIQGLLEMPDSSDYWFVDGRYLIIIVSVFAILPLTLMKRLGYLGYTSGFSLGCMVFFLISVIYKKFVKEYPDEHSYNETVPTESIYNSANDMSEAKFITINPETAFTIPIMAFAFVCHPEVLPIYTELKNPSKKRMQNVANISILAMFVMYLLTATFGYLTFYGNVKPELLEMYSKKDTLMLCVRLAVLIAVTLTVPVVLFPIRRAVLQLLFPDKPFHWVHHISIAVCLLFLVNLLVIFVPNIRDIFGFIGATSAPSLIFILPGIFYIRIVSEEQEPLKSRPKIQAIAFVTLGFIFMIMSITFIIVEWVTGKKTSGGH; this comes from the exons ATTTGATGCCCTTGAAAACATGACAGATGGTGATATTTTCCTCCCCAATAAGAGCAATGGAAATACAGAGACTCAGTTTACAGAT TTCGAGGGAAAGACTTCTTTTGGAATGTCTATTTTCAACCTCAGTAACGCCATTATGGGCAGTGGAATTCTGGGACTGGCTTATGCCATGGCCAACACCGGAATCATCCTTTTTGT ATTCCTGTTGATATGCATAGCTATCCTCTCTGCCTACTCCATACACCTGCTTCTGAAGAGTGCAGGAGTGGTTG gGATCCGTGCATATGAACAGCTCGGGAACCATGCATTTGGTCGACCTGGGAAAATCTTAGCAGCATGCATTATAACACTGCACAACATTGGag CAATGTCCAGTTACCTGTTTATTGTGAAAATAGAGTTACCTCATATTATTCAGGGTCTTCTGGAAATGCCAGATAGCTCAGA TTACTGGTTTGTTGATGGGAGGTATCTCATCATTATCGTTAGTGTATTCGCCATTCTTCCCCTGACATTGATGAAACGACTTG ggTATCTGGGCTACACCAGTGGTTTCTCTCTTGGCTGCATGGTCTTTTTCCTCATATCT GTCATCTACAAGAAGTTTGTCAAAGAGTATCCTGATGAACACAGCTATAACGAAACTGTGCCCACTGAAAGCATATACAACTCCGCCAATGACATGAGTGAAGCCAAATTTATAACTATCAACCCAGAG ACTGCTTTCACCATTCCCATTATGGCATTTGCTTTTGTGTGTCACCCTGAAGTGTTGCCCATttacacagaactcaaaaa TCCAAGCAAGAAACGCATGCAAAATGTTGCTAATATCTCCATTTTGGCCATGTTTGTCATGTACCTGCTGACTGCCACCTTTGGCTACCTCACATTCTATG GAAATGTGAAGCCAGAGCTTCTGGAGATGTACAGTAAAAAAGACACCCTGATGCTGTGTGTTCGGCTGGCTGTGCTGATAGCAGTGACACTGACCGTTCCCGTGGTCCTTTTCCCG ATTCGTCGTGCCGTCTTGCAGCTTCTTTTCCCTGATAAGCCTTTCCACTGGGTGCATCACATCTCCATCGCTGTATGCCTCCTCTTCTTAGTCAACCTGCTCGTCATCTTCGTCCCCAACATTCGTGACATCTTCGGCTTCATCG gTGCCACATCTGCTCCcagcctcattttcattctTCCGGGAATATTCTACATTCGCATCGTCTCTGAAGAACAGGAGCCGTTGAAATCTCGGCCAAAGATCCAG GCGATTGCATTTGTGACACTGGGTTTCATCTTCATGATTATGAGCATTACGTTCATAATAGTAGAGTGGGTCACCGGAAAGAAGACGTCGGGTGGCCACTGA